The genomic segment GTTACTGCTGGACTACGACGACTCCTCTTCCCACTCCACCTTGTCCTCCGACTCCGACGGACAATCGACCGACGACGGCGGATACGGCAGCGTGGGTGACACGTCGGAACCCGAAGAGATATTGGTGGACAAACGATATCCGGTGCCGCAGCCGCCGCCCCCCATGGCCATACCGTTCGTTCAGATCGACGGCGAGGAGGAACCCATCATAAACTTCGAGCGGAGACCGCGACGACAGGAAGACCGTTACCACCCGTACTCCGGAATGCTGTCCCGCGGCTACGAACAAACGGACCATCCGCTCaggtaactatatatatatattatacataaccgTGGTTATTGCGATTATAGACACCGGGTGCAATCGATATATTTCCGAGGTAGTAACTTCGGAGAGGGCCTTCCCTCCCCACCCTcgaaaatcagaaaaaaatttatatcagaTAGGGTTCGCAGGCCACctgtacctacctgtatatcGTAGGAAAGGGGCCTGCTCGTGTGTCTTTATGGCCATTGTTGGGCAAAAAAC from the Acyrthosiphon pisum isolate AL4f chromosome X, pea_aphid_22Mar2018_4r6ur, whole genome shotgun sequence genome contains:
- the LOC100576035 gene encoding uncharacterized protein LOC100576035; this translates as MDNLRLLLDYDDSSSHSTLSSDSDGQSTDDGGYGSVGDTSEPEEILVDKRYPVPQPPPPMAIPFVQIDGEEEPIINFERRPRRQEDRYHPYSGMLSRGYEQTDHPLRSALRSADLMQGTFNGFEYRLTPRRITGSVIQRRQLFYFVEWVGGTNLPFPLEAHIMARHVPSMVLRYNRNVKINPSTCRYL